GATCGGAGGTGGCGGTTTCACCCTCCAGCAGGGTGCGCAGCAGGGTTTCCGCCGCCTGGAACTGCCGCTTGTGCAGGAAGTGGACGGCATGGCGGTAGTGCACAGACCCTCCCCGCCAGGCAAGTGCGTTGGAGGGAGGAGCGGGCGGGGTCACAGGCCGGAGACAAAAAAAGAGCCGTGTCGATGGCCAGACACGGCTCAGATGGCAAGGTTCTAACCCGAGATACCCGAGGCTCAGGCAGGCAGCGGTGCAGCGCCCTTGCGCTCCAGCTTCATGCGAAGGTCAGCGGGGAGCTGCCGTTCGAACTGTACCCGGGGGAGGTTCAGCTCATCCAGGATGGCCTCCTCGCCGTAAATGCTCAGGTATTCGCCGTAGTTGTTCCAGGCCGTGCGCGGAAGAATGTCGTAGAAGGATTCGACAGCAGTTCCATTGGCCGTGATCAGTCGATGGGACTTCAGCTCCACGCTGTAATAGATGAAGCTCTCAGCATCCCCGAAGAAATCCCGGCTGAGCTGATGGATGCCATTGAGGCCCACCAGGGCCGAGGCCTGCACGAGAGCACCATCCACGTACAGGGCGTGGCCAGGGCTCAGGTAGAGGTCGGCACTGGGGAGGGAGGCACCGAGCGCACCGGCGGGAACACAGATGGGGAGATCGGTCTCGTCGCTGCAGACGATCTGGACCTCGGAGCGGCCGATGAAGCCAACGGCCATCGTGCCCAGGTCGGTGCTGATCAGGTCGCCGCGCTGCAGCGATTCCACGGCGACAGCTCCGCTGGGTGTGGAGATGGCCGTGCCGGCCAGGAAGCATGTGACAGTTCCCCCAACCAGATACCCCAGATCCATGTCGTTGGGGAAGTCTGTAATCGCGCCGCCGGTCTTGGTGGAGATGTAAGTATCGAGGTCGGTATGCGTGGCGATGATGGCACTGGAGTTCCAGTTGGCTCCACCGCTGGTGTTGCTCCAGAGGTCTCCGACCACCTGGTCATAGCTGTAGAGCAAGTACCAGCCGTTGGTATCGGCCACTCCATCGGCGTAGGCAAAACTTCCACCAACAGGGCCGCCTGCGCCACCAATCGAGGTGCCGGAGTTGGTGT
This portion of the Cyanobium sp. NIES-981 genome encodes:
- a CDS encoding Hint domain-containing protein, whose product is MAITYASVYGISESGSNLIASLRLDASTPLASNVTFSEATPADSAFTAIYQTPNNTNDGWLVSSGGTLPNDGTFYNSNQSGISGITNGTTPGYEQGTSSTTIAGQSTWFFAGQVTSIANVYVRPDGSGGVEYYYDTPILNSTTQGDLANFAGSTTGARSLPDDTNSGTSIGGAGGPVGGSFAYADGVADTNGWYLLYSYDQVVGDLWSNTSGGANWNSSAIIATHTDLDTYISTKTGGAITDFPNDMDLGYLVGGTVTCFLAGTAISTPSGAVAVESLQRGDLISTDLGTMAVGFIGRSEVQIVCSDETDLPICVPAGALGASLPSADLYLSPGHALYVDGALVQASALVGLNGIHQLSRDFFGDAESFIYYSVELKSHRLITANGTAVESFYDILPRTAWNNYGEYLSIYGEEAILDELNLPRVQFERQLPADLRMKLERKGAAPLPA